Proteins from a genomic interval of Rhizobium sp. SL42:
- a CDS encoding (2Fe-2S)-binding protein, with protein sequence MTKSHIKVTINGKVVEALVEPRTLLIHFLREQQNLTGAHIGCDTGHCGACTVDMDDMSVKSCMTFAVQADGASITTIEGMANPDGTLSALQEGFRMMHGLQCGYCTPGMILRAHRLLQENANPTEEEIRYGIAGNLCRCTGYVNIVKAIQYAAAKINGTPFLEAAE encoded by the coding sequence ATGACCAAGTCACACATCAAGGTCACCATCAACGGTAAGGTTGTCGAAGCGCTGGTCGAGCCGCGCACCTTGTTGATCCATTTTCTGCGCGAGCAGCAAAACCTTACCGGCGCCCATATCGGCTGCGACACCGGCCATTGCGGCGCATGCACCGTCGACATGGACGACATGTCGGTGAAAAGTTGCATGACGTTTGCAGTACAGGCGGATGGCGCGTCGATCACGACCATTGAAGGTATGGCCAATCCTGACGGTACGCTGAGCGCCTTGCAGGAAGGTTTTCGCATGATGCATGGCCTGCAATGTGGCTATTGCACGCCGGGCATGATCCTGCGGGCGCACCGCCTGCTGCAGGAAAATGCCAATCCGACCGAGGAGGAAATCCGCTACGGGATTGCCGGCAATCTCTGTCGCTGCACGGGTTACGTGAATATCGTCAAGGCCATCCAGTATGCGGCGGCCAAGATCAACGGAACACCCTTTCTGGAGGCGGCAGAATGA
- a CDS encoding FAD binding domain-containing protein, with protein sequence MIPGSFDYHRPTTIVAAVALLTELGEDARPLAGGHSLIPLMKTRLAAPEHLIDLGGIEGLNVIELDGDEIVIGAMTTQHALISSPLLAEFLPIVRETALMIADPQIRYKGTIGGNCANGDPGNDMPALMQCLNARYALTGVTGTRDVTARGFYLGAYETELAAGEILTSVRIPIPPGGHGYAYEKLKRKVGDYATAAAAVILTMAAGTCTSASIGLTNVSETPLWAAEAGMILTGTMLDAATIDRAVAAAEAITNPASDMRGPSEYRTKMAGVMLRRALERARARATV encoded by the coding sequence ATGATACCAGGAAGCTTTGACTACCATCGGCCAACGACGATTGTTGCGGCCGTCGCGCTGCTTACCGAGCTTGGAGAGGACGCCCGTCCCTTGGCAGGTGGTCACAGCCTCATCCCTTTGATGAAAACGCGTCTCGCCGCGCCCGAACACCTGATTGATCTGGGTGGCATCGAAGGGCTGAACGTCATCGAGCTTGATGGCGATGAGATTGTCATCGGAGCGATGACGACGCAGCATGCGTTGATATCGTCGCCGCTTTTGGCCGAATTCCTGCCGATCGTTCGTGAAACGGCGTTGATGATCGCGGACCCTCAGATCCGCTACAAGGGAACGATTGGTGGCAATTGTGCCAATGGTGATCCAGGCAATGACATGCCGGCACTGATGCAATGTCTGAACGCCCGTTACGCGCTGACGGGCGTTACCGGAACACGGGATGTGACAGCGCGCGGCTTCTATCTGGGCGCTTACGAAACCGAATTGGCGGCAGGAGAGATCCTGACATCCGTACGCATTCCCATCCCCCCTGGTGGTCATGGCTACGCCTACGAAAAACTCAAGCGCAAGGTGGGAGACTATGCAACCGCCGCCGCGGCCGTGATCCTGACCATGGCTGCTGGCACCTGCACCAGCGCCTCGATCGGCCTGACAAATGTGTCCGAAACGCCGCTCTGGGCTGCGGAAGCAGGCATGATACTCACCGGCACCATGCTCGATGCGGCGACCATCGACCGGGCTGTTGCTGCCGCAGAGGCAATCACCAATCCGGCATCCGACATGCGCGGGCCATCGGAATATCGCACCAAGATGGCGGGCGTCATGCTGCGCCGTGCACTTGAGCGGGCGCGCGCCCGCGCCACGGTTTGA
- a CDS encoding MHYT domain-containing protein yields MNEMVASFTYSPILVALSVLVAIQASYVGISLALLIPGAFANRRRLLIAGSATTLAVGIWSMHFIGMLAVTTSVAIDYAVLPTLLSFFVSGLVTGVAIYLASLRSRRLLILAAFAMGLGITAMHYVGMIAIHSVVHVNHDPLYVLASVTIAVAASGLALWLAFSADRRPPLFLCAVVLGCAVSGMHYMAMAGMSLHLPGQMSGSHDAVAKSVISGDMLAIIVSVVACTISAVFMLALIPSETKEGAGDASWNTAHASLSAGIEPSPGDDCVGDVRDAGLPLADPSLALLPVERNGARFHIAPEEIASVHSNAHYTYVFNGRDDLFCPLSISEIASRLGKARFFRTHRSYIVNLDFVARVKKSGDAGVAELDTPLRRTVPVSRARLTALRHELALHQVSAPTGISHA; encoded by the coding sequence ATGAATGAAATGGTGGCCTCTTTCACCTACAGCCCGATCCTTGTTGCGCTTTCCGTCCTGGTGGCGATCCAGGCAAGTTATGTCGGCATCAGTCTTGCCCTTTTGATCCCTGGTGCTTTTGCCAATCGGCGTCGCCTGCTGATCGCGGGATCGGCGACGACGCTCGCGGTCGGTATCTGGAGCATGCATTTCATCGGCATGCTGGCCGTGACGACCTCTGTTGCAATCGACTACGCGGTCTTGCCGACGCTTCTGTCATTCTTCGTAAGTGGTCTGGTCACCGGCGTTGCCATCTATCTGGCAAGCCTGCGCTCGCGACGTCTGTTGATCCTGGCAGCTTTTGCCATGGGGCTCGGCATTACAGCCATGCACTATGTCGGCATGATCGCCATTCATTCGGTCGTACATGTCAACCATGATCCGCTTTATGTACTAGCAAGCGTCACAATTGCCGTCGCCGCTTCAGGTCTTGCGCTCTGGCTCGCCTTTTCCGCCGACAGGCGGCCACCGCTTTTTCTCTGTGCCGTCGTGCTTGGCTGTGCTGTGTCGGGCATGCACTATATGGCGATGGCCGGCATGAGCCTGCATCTGCCCGGTCAGATGTCAGGCTCGCATGATGCCGTAGCCAAGTCGGTGATCTCAGGTGATATGTTGGCCATAATCGTCAGCGTGGTCGCCTGTACGATTTCCGCCGTCTTCATGCTGGCGCTGATTCCGTCCGAAACAAAGGAGGGTGCTGGAGATGCCTCATGGAATACGGCGCATGCGTCACTATCCGCGGGGATCGAGCCGTCGCCGGGAGATGACTGTGTCGGCGACGTGCGTGATGCCGGCTTGCCGTTAGCCGATCCTTCACTCGCTCTTTTGCCGGTAGAGAGAAACGGCGCTCGCTTTCACATCGCACCGGAAGAGATCGCCTCGGTTCATTCCAACGCCCATTACACCTATGTGTTCAATGGGCGCGACGATCTTTTCTGTCCCTTGTCAATTTCCGAGATCGCATCGCGCCTTGGCAAGGCACGCTTTTTCCGCACCCATCGCAGCTATATCGTCAATCTCGATTTCGTTGCGCGGGTCAAGAAGTCCGGGGATGCCGGGGTCGCGGAACTGGATACGCCCCTGCGCAGAACGGTTCCGGTCAGTCGCGCCAGGTTGACTGCGCTTCGTCATGAACTGGCCCTGCACCAGGTGTCTGCGCCGACAGGTATATCGCACGCATAG
- a CDS encoding response regulator, with protein sequence MKIRVAFIDDHHVLLEGLVSLYSEKSDLEVVAMGHSACDAVRIVEELEPDAIVMDLTMPGDTFAAIAQIMTSSSATKVIVFTASNMIQPAIELLEAGVSAYVLKGSSSSELHEAIKIACRGETYVTPGFATKVIVSMKTDQMRRKSLPSPARLHHREEQIVSGLLKGLTNREIGQAINISEKTVKHYMTSLMQKLNVRNRVQLVIAVKNRAVARDRSSDALPSQPEVIRH encoded by the coding sequence ATGAAAATACGTGTCGCTTTTATTGATGACCACCATGTTTTGCTTGAGGGGCTTGTAAGCCTCTACAGTGAAAAAAGTGACCTTGAAGTCGTGGCTATGGGCCACTCTGCCTGCGACGCCGTGCGGATCGTTGAAGAACTTGAACCGGATGCGATCGTCATGGATCTGACCATGCCTGGCGATACTTTTGCTGCAATTGCACAGATCATGACCAGCTCTTCCGCAACAAAGGTGATTGTCTTTACTGCCAGCAACATGATTCAACCTGCCATTGAACTTCTGGAAGCTGGCGTTTCGGCCTATGTCCTGAAAGGAAGTTCCTCTTCGGAGCTGCACGAGGCGATCAAGATTGCCTGTCGGGGTGAAACCTATGTGACCCCAGGCTTTGCTACCAAGGTGATCGTGTCGATGAAGACCGACCAGATGCGTCGAAAGAGCCTGCCTTCTCCGGCGCGACTGCATCACCGCGAAGAGCAGATCGTCAGCGGCTTGCTCAAGGGATTGACCAATCGCGAGATCGGGCAAGCGATCAACATCAGTGAGAAGACGGTCAAACACTACATGACATCGCTCATGCAGAAGCTGAATGTGCGCAACCGCGTGCAGTTGGTGATTGCCGTCAAGAACCGGGCCGTGGCACGTGACCGTTCATCAGATGCGCTCCCCTCCCAGCCCGAAGTGATCAGGCATTGA
- a CDS encoding sensor histidine kinase, whose protein sequence is MRETSGPAEKTAMLVLASGRRERWLGTAMTSIANLSIANQFLIAASIVVFGLMAAVGLYTGAQIEHSALSAAGSAGAARMQTSIAPLLRRSADGSFLFDEQLSRDINLLIGQGPEGQRITNVKIWLADGTTAFSVHGERAGENQMFPELEDALAGKTVVSRTVEHKHEYSQAEMDGAQLEIYAPLVIDVSGKVALAGEIYLESKMLEAQISRSRAISMIAVFLVSVPMLSLLYLIVRRSGRVIEEQRQTLRESLRNAIDLSIENNRLRLMADNARVEAGKLNERILDQIGADLHDGSLQVLTLVKLRLSDLLSADDLQESRRTSLGKLLDLVSMTLEELRNVSAGLILPELEHVSVREAIELALKRYLEITGCEVKLEFRNDIDLRVHDLSICLYRFVLEGLMNSYRHARGNRQMVRCELIRGRLYVSVADFGARQVLSSAKEVQRARLGKVSQKRRIRSFGGRMRYFPRPTGSIAVALLPINA, encoded by the coding sequence ATGCGTGAGACTTCAGGGCCTGCGGAAAAAACTGCAATGCTGGTGCTGGCGTCGGGACGCCGGGAGAGATGGCTCGGCACAGCCATGACGTCGATCGCCAATCTCTCGATTGCCAACCAGTTTCTGATCGCCGCTTCCATCGTGGTCTTCGGCCTGATGGCAGCTGTCGGTCTCTACACCGGCGCCCAGATCGAGCATTCGGCACTCAGTGCGGCTGGCTCTGCCGGTGCCGCACGCATGCAGACCTCGATCGCGCCGCTTCTGCGCCGCAGCGCGGATGGTTCGTTCCTGTTCGATGAACAGCTCAGTCGCGATATTAATCTTCTTATCGGCCAGGGCCCGGAAGGTCAGCGCATAACCAATGTCAAAATATGGCTGGCCGACGGGACGACGGCCTTCTCCGTTCATGGCGAGCGTGCAGGCGAGAACCAGATGTTCCCTGAATTGGAGGATGCGCTGGCTGGCAAAACGGTCGTGTCGCGCACAGTTGAGCACAAGCATGAGTACTCCCAAGCCGAGATGGATGGAGCGCAGCTGGAAATCTATGCGCCGCTTGTGATCGACGTCTCCGGCAAGGTAGCTTTGGCGGGCGAGATCTACCTGGAGTCAAAAATGCTTGAGGCGCAGATATCGCGCTCCCGAGCAATCTCGATGATTGCGGTCTTTCTGGTGTCGGTTCCCATGTTGTCGCTTCTCTACCTGATTGTCCGTCGAAGCGGCCGTGTCATAGAAGAACAGAGACAGACCTTGCGTGAAAGCCTGCGCAACGCGATTGACCTGTCGATCGAAAATAACCGGTTGAGGCTCATGGCGGACAACGCGCGTGTCGAGGCCGGCAAGCTGAACGAGCGCATCCTCGATCAGATCGGTGCCGACTTGCACGACGGTTCGCTCCAGGTTCTCACTTTGGTGAAGCTCAGGTTGAGCGATCTCTTGTCGGCCGATGACCTGCAAGAGAGTAGGCGAACCTCGCTTGGCAAGCTTCTGGACCTCGTCTCGATGACGTTGGAAGAACTGCGCAATGTTTCTGCGGGCCTGATCTTGCCGGAGCTCGAACATGTGTCAGTTCGCGAGGCTATCGAACTGGCACTGAAGCGCTACCTCGAAATCACCGGCTGCGAGGTAAAGCTTGAGTTTCGCAACGATATCGACCTCAGGGTGCATGACCTGTCAATCTGCCTCTACCGTTTTGTCCTTGAGGGCCTGATGAACAGTTATCGCCACGCTCGAGGCAATCGACAGATGGTCAGGTGTGAACTCATCCGGGGACGGCTCTACGTTAGTGTCGCCGACTTTGGTGCACGGCAGGTTCTGTCGTCCGCCAAGGAGGTGCAACGGGCGCGCCTGGGCAAGGTCAGCCAGAAGAGACGTATTCGCTCCTTCGGTGGACGGATGCGGTATTTTCCAAGGCCTACCGGATCCATCGCCGTGGCGCTGCTGCCGATCAATGCCTGA